The Marinilabiliales bacterium genomic interval ATCTGGGCAGAAGGGCCGTCCTGACCGGTATCAGGCATTTCCCTGCCCGTCATCTCAGCTTCGGCAAGCTTCCTGTTTAGCTCGTCGATTACCCTGTTGTAGATCATCTCGAACTGAGGGGGGTGAAACGAATAATAGTCCAAAGATTTCCGGAAGATTTCCCTCGTTACACCGTGTCTTTCGAATACCGGGCTGTAGTAGTCGATCGTATCCTGTTCGGGGGTGAAAATGGTGGTGGTAACACTACCCGTTACAGTATAGATACCTTCATAATAGTGCATATCAACCAGCAGGTCGATAAATTCTGACTGCCTCATCACATCCTTGCCCGGCGGGCCTTGTGGGTGAGAGCTGCATCCGGCAGACAGCAGGGCAGCAATTAACAGAATAGCAGAAAAAGTGATGCCGGGAGATTTATCTCCTGACAGGGTTAAAGCGCATACCAACAAAAATCTCATGCGAACCAGAATTGTGATGACGAATTGGTGAAAAGCTCATGTCATAAGAATAACCGAAATGGAACCTGTTTTCGTGTGTATACCCCACAAGAAAAGATACCGCATCCCTCGACCTGAATGAAACACCAAGCCAGAGAAGATCCTGGTAGTGCGCCCTCAGGTTGATGTCAGCCTGCACAGGCGTGGGTGCTGAGCCTCTCACTATGACAGATGGTTCAATTGCAAAGTCCGGTCCGACAAAATACCTGTACCCCCCGGTAAGGTAAAAATGCGCCCTCAGCCTGTTAAGTCCGGTACCCTCATCAAACAGGTTCAGCTTATTGGTAAAAAGCTGGTGGGCCGAGA includes:
- a CDS encoding DUF4296 domain-containing protein, translated to MRFLLVCALTLSGDKSPGITFSAILLIAALLSAGCSSHPQGPPGKDVMRQSEFIDLLVDMHYYEGIYTVTGSVTTTIFTPEQDTIDYYSPVFERHGVTREIFRKSLDYYSFHPPQFEMIYNRVIDELNRKLAEAEMTGREMPDTGQDGPSAQIVRRNIWDLESSYMFPGPDTNRFVSFSIPVVGLGTYTFSAQVRLKEDDIAENPRVSIWFLQDDGTEEGYIQEFRTFTLRKDGRTRQVDISSDLLHPDVTHVQGRVLDMTNRYAEGERSAEIQNIRLYYQQMPDFDER